From Anopheles funestus chromosome 3RL, idAnoFuneDA-416_04, whole genome shotgun sequence, a single genomic window includes:
- the LOC125771350 gene encoding uncharacterized protein LOC125771350, producing MIIFLYLILVLAWALLIIILKCKKARAKRLAEQEEMAQPVHVVQIGSNLYDIMSLHRDNYSGVYSCLEHGTIAQHRQRASASVTHSNAAFIGDDGSIYPGNGMVALEPPPSYEEVIRLPAYYPKVETFVPEMVVPPSLPRPHTVASQQPAQLHQTRGGTMDLTTVATIAPATGPGTPAGLHEPTEPTADANGNRIKGMATSSSTSFPGTTVTVQTASS from the exons atgatCATATTCCTCTACCTTATACTGGTGCTGGCCTGGGCGCTACTTATCATCATACTGAAATGCAAGAAAGCACGCGCCAAAAGGCTGGCCGAACAGGAAGAGATGGCCCAACCGGTGCATGTGGTACAGATCGGGTCAAACCTTTACGACATTATGTCACTCCATCGGGATAACTATAGCGGTGTGTACAGCTGTCTCGAGCATGGTACCATTGCCCAACACCGGCAGCGCGCTTCTGCCAGTGTTACCCATTCGAATGCGGCCTTTATCGGTGACGATGGTTCCATCTATCCCGGTAACGGGATGG TCGCTCTCGAACCGCCCCCATCGTACGAGGAAGTGATACGGCTCCCAGCGTACTATCCCAAGGTGGAAACGTTCGTGCCGGAAATGGTTGTTCCACCATCGTTACCCCGACCCCATACGGTAGCATCGCAACAACCGGCCCAGCTACATCAAACCCGCGGTGGTACGATGGATCTCACCACGGTAGCAACGATTGCACCTGCAACCGGTCCGGGAACGCCGGCAGGATTGCACGAACCCACGGAACCGACAGCCGATGCAAACGGAAATCGTATCAAGGGTATGGCAACGAGCAGTAGTACTTCCTTCCCAGGTACTACCGTAACGGTGCAGACTGCTAGCTCATAA